A window of Rhinolophus ferrumequinum isolate MPI-CBG mRhiFer1 chromosome X, mRhiFer1_v1.p, whole genome shotgun sequence contains these coding sequences:
- the LOC117016202 gene encoding EZH inhibitory protein-like: protein MATPSCWEKELKQQEGEVPAGPNNEVTPAPGDARGTGNRDPGTWVPTVSSDRSLSGGGAPRVVTAGASSCAVAAPGAILTVAEDPGPPSMDCVQSRGRPEHQGSPSPLAELRYVKPVTGQRLQMAPAASADARGQATSGAGQAGGRRTQTRSPAKGRGRKRPGGEEAVGAPKLPRRCLFPGAPEPEGSAPLPPSSPTAQPSSRRCRPAPRASPCSRASQPGPALGSQALLSAPGSVLPSEAAMPGPDSPCRSTPSGPAVCLGTESSAGPASHRRDTASRGRASAPGPASRLPATEAGPVVVRRRTPTPFPATRCHASSLGSAVHSHASRSDTALRNRASLPGTASSSRATGPGPALCSRSPPLSPTLCSRGTTPGFVRLSRPTQRGSLPTSRPSLPAPGGQSPPSPGSALGRLVFPSSSGSPDPEVPSLPSQPGRHAVRMRASSPSLPSRYFPFHGGCDDSSSSSSFSAPTNFSGQSTSSLKFRGPGSVSTPSPASSKRASLLLEVDALSLSLQRCRLK, encoded by the coding sequence ATGGCCACCCCGTCGTGTTGGGAGAAGGAGCTGAAGCAACAGGAGGGTGAGGTGCCCGCAGGGCCGAACAATGAGGTCACCCCTGCTCCTGGCGACGCCCGCGGGACCGGCAACCGGGATCCTGGCACCTGGGTCCCCACGGTCTCCAGCGACCGGTCTCTGTCAGGTGGCGGCGCCCCGCGAGTTGTCACAGCAGGTGCCTCTTCCTGTGCGGTGGCCGCACCCGGCGCCATTTTGACCGTTGCGGAGGACCCAGGGCCGCCCTCCATGGACTGCGTGCAGTCGAGGGGTCGTCCTGAGCACCAGGGCAGCCCGAGTCCCCTGGCGGAGCTGAGATACGTGAAGCCTGTAACGGGACAACGTCTCCAGATGGCGCCTGCGGCGAGCGCAGACGCCAGGGGGCAAGCCACGAGCGGCGCTGGCCAGGCCGGCGGGCGTCGGACCCAGACCAGGAGCCCAGCGAAAGGCCGTGGGCGGAAGCGGCCCGGCGGCGAAGAGGCTGTCGGGGCTCCGAAGCTTCCACGGCGCTGTCTGTTTCCGGGGGCTCCCGAGCCTGAGGGCTCCGCGCCTTTGCCGCCATCTTCTCCAACGGCTCAGCCCAGCAGCCGTCGCTGCCGCCCTGCACCTCGGGCTTCTCCGTGCAGTCGCGCATcccagccaggcccagccctCGGAAGCCAGGCCCTGCTCTCCGCACCAGGCTCTGTCCTCCCCAGTGAAGCAGCCATGCCAGGCCCTGACTCCCCATGCCGCAGCACCCCGTCAGGCCCTGCTGTCTGCCTTGGCACTGAATCTTCGGCTGGCCCTGCATCCCACCGCCGTGACACTGCATCTCGCGGCCGGGCATCTGCGCCCGGCCCAGCATCCCGCCTCCCTGCAACTGAGGCAGGCCCTGTTGTTGTCCGCCGCCGTACACCCACGCCATTTCCTGCAACCCGCTGCCATGCATCTTCGCTAGGTTCTGCTGTCCATAGCCACGCATCCCGGTCGGATACTGCTCTTCGCAACCGTGCATCTTTGCCAGGTACTGCTTCCAGTAGCCGTGCAactgggccaggccctgccctctgcAGCCGCAGCCCCCCGCTGAGCCCCACCCTCTGCAGCAGGGGTACCACTCCAGGCTTTGTCCGCCTGAGCCGCCCCACCCAGAGAGGATCATTGCCTACCAGCCGCCCCTCTCTCCCTGCGCCTGGTGGCCAGAGTCCTCCTTCCCCGGGGTCCGCCTTAGGAAGGCTTGTGTTCCCGAGCAGCTCAGGTTCTCCTGATCCTGAGGTCCCAAGCCTTCCTTCCCAGCCGGGCCGGCATGCGGTCCGTATGCGTGCCTCTTCACCCTCACTTCCTAGTAGGTACTTTCCTTTCCATGGGGGGTGTGATGAcagttcttcctcttcctccttctccgcCCCCACTAATTTTTCTGGCCAGAGCACCTCTTCCCTTAAGTTTCGTGGCCCTGGCTCCGTCTCCACGCCTAGCCCTGCTAGCTCTAAGCGTGCCTCGCTGCTGCTGGAGGTTGATGCCCTGAGCCTGTCTCTCCAGAGGTGCAGGCTGAAATAG